The DNA segment ttatcaCTTCATGAATTAATCGGTATTCAACGCCATCGAATCTGAACATTAAATGCATTCTTTGTAATCTTTGGAACATGTCTCATCTGACCTAAACCTGGACCTGACCTGATTCATCATTAATCTGTCCTAACCTAggtacaattaaaaaaaatcttaaaaaatcgGTTAACCTGAAAACTTGTCAAGTTATGTCAGGTTTTTTTCAGGTTCaaatcaggtttcaggtcaattCAGGCCAGTGGGTATTTTGCGCTCACTTTCTGCATGAAACAACTTAGGCGCAGAACAACCCATTTTAGCACTTCTtagtaaatttttgtatttctgaACACGTCTGccttaatttgcaaaaataaagttttttatgcaaattacggcaggtGTGCgtgaaatgattttctttcaaacgccgtacgaaacatttaatagggatgttaattttaaataatatttggcTGATGGACGAGGAAGTTGGTAACTCACCTTAGTTTTTCCTCGTCCTCGTATATGACAAAAGGATAACAGTTGTAGAAACTTAGTCGAAACTCTTTTCCGTTTCGATCatttttccgatttataaTCGGATGTtgcaaatttgatttaatttcacTTTCATTGTACAGcgactgaaaattttgaagctTCACCGTACTTGTGTTTGCATTAAATTCATATACGAATCCGAATTGACCATTTTCGTAAAAGAATCTTGATAATTCGACCAGTGCTCGGggtataaattgaaaattttcatcagCTAACAAAAAATACAGTTTGCTGTACGGGAACATCGTTACAGtttcaacattatttttcaCGGACTTCAGTATTGATTGTAGTGCactaaaattctttaaaaaaattaagaaattttcacaatttttggttgattGTTTCTTTTCTATGTTCGATTCGCTATCTTCCATATAAACATTTCGGTTTATCAACCAGGCCAGTGATCTTACATAGAacgttacattttcagaattttccatTATCGCGTTGATGCACTTCAGCGAAGATAATTCGTTACCAAAAATAAACTGAACACATCGCTGACTATTAAAAAATTCCATTGacgacaaaatgaaattacaatcatAGTTGAAGTGATCGTAACCGTCGTCATCGATAATTGGTCTATAAGTAGCCACATAAGCAAAATGTAAGATGATGACCAATAATTTACAGATCATGTTGGGTTACTTTGGATAACTGAAGTGTACATTGATGAACCTAACCTGATTCCACTAGTATTTTTATACTCTCGATTGTATAATGTCAGAATAACAACTGCTCTGTTTTATTACTTTTCCCTCAAGTAGATAAGTTCTAAACATAAAATTAGTAGCTGAATTCGAATTACCATGTATAATCGACAAATAATACctacttcaatatttgttagtcgattttttattgtaaattttaccTTACACGGAGACGTTAATAATGGAAGCGGTTAAATATCATTCTCCTGGATTCGTTATTTGTTTTACTCAAACTGAAAACAGTGCATTATTATGCTCACGTGGtatgaattaaatttgtcCTGTTATTACGCGAAATGCACACATTgtatagtagattacgtacttgtttggaaattttcattttgaaaagtGTGAGGGCAAAATACTAAGTTCTAAGCAATTACGTAAACGACTCATTTTAAAGGGATGTAGTGTGTAATATAAGATTATCGATACATGAGACGGACAATCGAGGCTTGCCGACATTGCCTCTCATGTATCGATATCCTATGTTATTCAAAACCGCGAGGTAAAATTAACTTTACTTCACTGAGcaaaaactttacctcaagtttttgaataaaataccttacttggcaatgggacaaatgatggaaacttcttgtgtgaaatgtgCCTACCGAGTCGTAGCCGAGGTCGGTAAACACATTTGCCCCATTGGTAAGTTACAATGTACTATtgtcttttgtttaaaatgtttgcaatGAAAAAATGAACTTCAGTGTTTATTACCAAAGTCATAAGAAGGTGCAGGGGTGTTTATAGGTCAGATTTTCCCGTAATCCAGTTCTATACTTCAGTCTCTGCTGATGAAAAGAAGCAACGGACATGCAACCCAGTGATTATCATATAGTGCAACTTAGGTGATATAAATAGTAGAAATAAGTCGATAGATCCATGCTTGTAACGTAGGTACATGGCTTATTCGTACTTGGATAATGTTAAGTGTTTGTCTGCGGTAGTTGAGTAACTGTGTTATGACAGATTTTACGTACGCGTTCATCAAGGCTAGCgtctttaaaattatattgatGCTTGAAACGTAGATTAATCCACATACGTATTACGCCGTTTACATTTTTGTCTTCAATTTGAACTTGTtataacaataaacaaaactaCAATTAAAGACAAAAACAAAGTAATTATTTTACTTGAGTACCTCTAcgttttattaataattttggTTTGTCTTATCAGATCAACAGGAATTATTAACGAAATAAAGCTTCTGTCGATACGCTTGTCATACATGTTGATTGTTATCAATGGCTATAAGACTCATAGTGAGATAACAAGGCGTATTTAAGTAAAGCATAACGAAACATTGAAATGACCATCCAGTGCACttctttcttttgaaaaaatacCAGAAATATGATTCTTGCAGAGCGAGATAAATTGACTTAATTGTTGTGTTGGACGGAACGCATCGCTGATTGCAAttaattttggtaaaaatattaaatcttATACTTTGGCActacaaatttaattaaatattgcCACCcaattattatgtaattttAAGACAGAACAATTGGTAAAGGTAATTTCGAACCAGTCGGTCGACAACACTTATTACTATACTTAGTTGATTTATGACTTGCGTAATACGTAGGGCagacatttcaatttcaaagaCATTTAGTTTTAACGAGACCACTACCAACAAATAAAGTTTCTTATTTTAGATATAGACGAAGTAAGTTTGTAGTTTAGGGTATTGGTCATCAATAACTTATTGAACAAAACggatttattataaaaatagaaactGACAGAAGCTTCTTTCCAATTAACTAAAAAGAATTGAATCCAACGTTAGCTGGAGGCTATTTCTGTATAATGCATGATAGTTACGTACTTATCTACTTTGTCTGTCATTTTCGGAGAACCGTAGATAAATGTTGTTCTTAACTTATTAACCTTGCCCCCGGCACGTGCTGGAAAGTTCTCATTCTCTAAAATAAACCTTTAAGAAAAATACTGTATTTCTTGTGTAACGATTGGGTAgttttttgtctttctttATATCTTATGTCCAGGCAGGGACTATTTGTGgtagaacattttcacatattttcttacatttttccacatttccccgaattttcctaaatgtttgtcgaattttcctaaaaatattttttggaacaATTATCTAAAACATGGGAATTACTAAACATGGGAAaagatacgaaatttcaagagaATAAGGAAAAAGTTTTCCCAGAAAAAGGCGCTGTGTCCAGGACCACTTGGCAGTACTCCGCAGCTagtaaaaacaaaagttttcgtAATTACAACGTAATTCaaacatcaattaaaaacaaatccaGGCATATTTTATCGGAAATTGTTTCCAATACCACAATCAAGGTTTTCcaattagtaaaaaaaacgaaaattgaacgTGTAATCAAATGTGCAGGAAAACCACAGTAGTTGTTCGAGTTCGATGATGCTAAACATAGAATTAATTACGAAATTATACAATATTCTTTAAGAATGATTAGGTGATTACTGATTGTAACTGAATGAACCAAAGAAccaaatcgagaaaaaaagaacaataatcattttcaataaattgcatAATATAGTAAatgcgaaaaaatattttccagtattgttattaatataaataaaaataataattttgttgttgttgttattatgtTGTTATTAATTAGCTATTGGCCATGTACACATATAGAAGAAAATCACTAACAACGCAGCTGAGGTTAAAAATCTTCTATGTATTTACACACGAAATTACCTTTCTGGTGAGTATCATAACACTAACCTACAACCATATATCTTAAAAGTCattgtttcaaaatatttttttttgcaagaaTAGTTTTCAGTTTCCGTCGTCCGgataaacaattgaattttcgtATATAAACGGTGAGGGAGTATCGGTTGGTTGTCAGTAAAGATTTAGCTTCTACAAAGTGTTGACTCAAGTGGAATCGTTTAAGTAAACATTATAGTGTTCTAGGCTTTGTACCAAATTCATCAATATACCAAAGATATACAAAATGGTTGCAATCAGATTCGTAAGGATCGCATAAgtgataaattaattcaagtttcaataaaaacaaattaaaaatgtttaaaggtTTCCTTGTGTGTGATGTTGGCTGTTGTCGCTTTTGTAACAGCCATTCCAGCACCGCAATTTCAACAACCCAGACAGGTGGCACCAGGACCCCAGCCGAAAAATATTAATCCGGATGCTGAACAACTTGAGGGTAGTAACGATGAAAAAGATCTGAAGGCATCTGCATCGTACGGTTACGGTTACTATGGTGGTTATCCTTATGGTGGAATTGGATATGGTTATCCTTCTTACTCGTATTCGTATGGCTATCCTTCGTATGGATTCGGATATTATGGCCACTGTACGtattatcaaaattaattttgatttaatattAGTAATGACTGCCTTTAATAAACCATGTAGCTTATCCCTACTACCGTGGATATGGAGGATTATATGGTGGATACTACTACTAAATAATACTTTTAAAAACGAAGACCATCACCATTTCCGAGTTATCGCAAGTTATCTCATTTAATtctaagttttcat comes from the Bradysia coprophila strain Holo2 unplaced genomic scaffold, BU_Bcop_v1 contig_358, whole genome shotgun sequence genome and includes:
- the LOC119081512 gene encoding shematrin-like protein 1, whose translation is MVAIRFVSLCVMLAVVAFVTAIPAPQFQQPRQVAPGPQPKNINPDAEQLEGSNDEKDLKASASYGYGYYGGYPYGGIGYGYPSYSYSYGYPSYGFGYYGHSYPYYRGYGGLYGGYYY